The proteins below are encoded in one region of Haladaptatus sp. R4:
- the argF gene encoding ornithine carbamoyltransferase, with protein MTRHFLDVDDISPDELAEVLALASEYKENGSPPELSGQTLAMLFEKPSTRTRISFETGMTHLGGHGIFLGPNDTQLNRGEPVSDTGRVLSRYVDFVMGRVFEHESLVGMAEHATIPIVNGLSDVAHPCQALADLQTIQEHFGGFDDLTVAWVGDGNNVLNSFAIAAATVGMDLTVATPEGYEPSEDALSTAANRGPKPSLTNDPEAAVADADVVYTDVWVSMGEEDERESKLAAFDGFQLNEELLPDSMPVMHCLPAHRGEEITGDVLESDRSLSWDQAENRLHAQKALLAFLADAN; from the coding sequence ATGACGCGTCACTTCCTCGATGTGGACGACATCTCGCCGGACGAGTTGGCGGAGGTGTTGGCGCTCGCGTCGGAGTACAAGGAAAACGGCTCGCCACCCGAACTCTCGGGACAGACGCTCGCCATGCTGTTCGAGAAGCCCAGCACGCGCACCCGCATCTCGTTCGAGACGGGCATGACGCACTTGGGCGGCCACGGCATCTTCCTCGGCCCGAACGACACGCAACTGAATCGGGGCGAACCCGTCTCCGATACAGGACGGGTGCTTTCGCGCTACGTGGACTTCGTCATGGGCCGCGTGTTCGAACACGAGAGCCTGGTCGGAATGGCCGAGCACGCCACGATTCCCATCGTCAACGGGCTTTCGGACGTCGCTCACCCGTGTCAGGCGCTCGCAGACTTGCAGACGATTCAGGAGCACTTCGGCGGCTTCGACGACCTCACGGTCGCCTGGGTCGGCGACGGCAACAACGTCCTCAACTCCTTCGCCATCGCGGCGGCGACGGTCGGGATGGACCTGACGGTCGCCACGCCGGAAGGCTACGAACCCTCGGAGGATGCCCTCTCGACGGCGGCGAACCGCGGGCCGAAACCAAGCCTGACGAACGACCCGGAAGCGGCCGTGGCGGATGCTGACGTGGTGTACACCGACGTCTGGGTCAGCATGGGCGAGGAGGACGAACGCGAGTCGAAACTGGCCGCGTTCGACGGCTTCCAACTCAACGAGGAGTTGCTCCCCGACTCGATGCCGGTCATGCACTGTCTGCCCGCCCATCGCGGCGAGGAGATTACGGGCGACGTGCTCGAAAGCGACCGCTCGCTGTCGTGGGATCAAGCCGAAAACCGGTTGCACGCACAGAAAGCGCTCTTGGCGTTCCTCGCGGACGCGAACTGA
- a CDS encoding acetylglutamate/acetylaminoadipate kinase, protein MTDEYSREELLAAHDQLIDNDNDDGLVTDGGIVEDNEPDDAPVVVKIGGARAVNPDGALSDVAHLTANGQDVVVVHGGSTAVDDTLHALGEEPEYVESTSGVMGRFTDEKAMEVFEMVMPGKLNTELTASLQGEGVRAVGLSGVDGALLTGARKSAVRVVEDGKRKIRRGDHSGKIESVNTDLLETLLDSGYTPVVTVPMLADDGTPVNADADRAAAAVAAALGGELVVLTDVPGLLADPDDETTLIEQVSTPSELEAAKSAAEGFMTKKVLAATEALEGGAESVVVADANNHDPITAARNGHGTRFTPAALEVSP, encoded by the coding sequence ATGACTGACGAATACAGCCGCGAGGAACTGCTGGCCGCACACGACCAACTCATCGACAACGACAACGACGACGGACTCGTCACGGACGGCGGAATCGTCGAAGATAACGAACCAGACGACGCTCCCGTCGTCGTCAAAATCGGCGGCGCACGGGCGGTGAATCCCGACGGCGCGCTGAGCGACGTGGCGCACCTGACCGCCAACGGGCAGGACGTGGTGGTCGTCCACGGCGGTTCGACCGCCGTGGACGACACGCTCCACGCGCTCGGAGAGGAACCCGAGTACGTCGAATCGACCAGCGGCGTGATGGGCAGATTCACCGACGAGAAAGCGATGGAAGTGTTCGAGATGGTGATGCCCGGCAAACTCAACACCGAACTGACGGCGAGTTTGCAGGGAGAGGGCGTCCGCGCGGTCGGACTGTCCGGCGTGGACGGCGCGCTCCTCACCGGCGCGCGCAAATCCGCGGTGAGAGTGGTCGAGGACGGCAAGCGCAAGATTCGCCGCGGCGACCACTCCGGCAAAATCGAGTCCGTGAACACGGACCTGCTGGAAACGCTTTTGGATAGCGGCTACACGCCGGTCGTGACGGTTCCGATGCTGGCCGACGACGGAACGCCGGTCAACGCGGACGCCGACCGTGCGGCGGCGGCGGTCGCCGCCGCACTCGGCGGCGAACTCGTCGTCCTGACGGACGTTCCGGGACTGCTGGCCGACCCGGACGACGAGACGACGCTCATCGAACAGGTGTCCACGCCGAGCGAGTTGGAGGCGGCGAAATCCGCTGCGGAAGGGTTCATGACCAAGAAAGTCTTGGCCGCCACGGAGGCGCTGGAAGGCGGTGCCGAATCCGTCGTCGTCGCGGACGCGAACAACCACGATCCGATCACGGCGGCGCGGAACGGCCACGGGACGCGGTTTACACCGGCCGCACTGGAGGTGTCGCCATGA
- a CDS encoding aspartate aminotransferase family protein has translation MSGFVYNEKPIQIASGEGPYLYTEDGTEYLDFGASYAVSPVGHCHPEVVSAVQEQAAELLFVHASYPTESRDELYEKLATLAPDGLDNVWLNNSGTEANEAALKFARSATGNSKLVAAKRGFHGRTMGSLSVTWKKKFRAPYEPLVDEVEFVTYGDEEELADVVDDETAAVILEPVQGEGGVNPATQTYLQTARDLTADAGAALIFDEVQTGLGRTGAFWACEHAGVSPDVLTTAKGLASGLPIGATLCADWIADGAGSHGSTFSGSPVVSAAANATLSVLVDENLPEHAAEMGEYLRHELESADLPVRDVRGHGLLVGIEVKRGANRLLKELALSHGILALPAGRSVLRLLPPLTVEEKHIDAVVSALTDVLGGDE, from the coding sequence ATGAGCGGGTTCGTCTACAACGAGAAACCGATCCAAATCGCGAGCGGCGAGGGACCGTATCTCTACACGGAGGACGGAACCGAATACCTCGACTTCGGCGCGAGCTACGCGGTTTCCCCCGTCGGACACTGCCACCCGGAGGTCGTCTCCGCGGTGCAGGAACAGGCCGCCGAACTGCTGTTCGTCCACGCCTCGTATCCGACCGAGAGCCGCGACGAACTGTACGAGAAACTGGCGACGCTCGCCCCGGACGGCCTCGACAACGTCTGGCTCAACAACTCCGGAACCGAGGCGAACGAGGCGGCGCTGAAGTTCGCCCGGAGCGCGACCGGCAACTCGAAACTCGTCGCCGCGAAGCGCGGCTTCCACGGCCGCACGATGGGGTCGCTGTCGGTGACGTGGAAGAAGAAGTTCCGCGCGCCGTACGAACCGCTCGTGGACGAGGTGGAGTTCGTCACCTACGGCGACGAGGAGGAACTGGCCGACGTCGTGGACGACGAGACGGCCGCCGTCATCCTCGAACCCGTACAGGGCGAGGGCGGCGTCAACCCCGCCACGCAGACGTACCTGCAGACGGCCCGCGACCTGACGGCCGACGCCGGTGCCGCGTTGATTTTCGACGAGGTGCAGACCGGACTCGGACGGACGGGGGCCTTCTGGGCCTGCGAACACGCTGGCGTCTCCCCGGACGTGCTCACGACGGCGAAAGGGTTGGCGAGCGGCCTCCCCATCGGCGCGACGCTGTGCGCCGACTGGATAGCCGACGGTGCCGGGTCGCATGGCTCGACCTTCAGCGGAAGCCCCGTCGTCAGCGCGGCGGCGAACGCCACCCTCTCGGTGCTCGTGGACGAGAACCTGCCGGAGCACGCCGCCGAGATGGGCGAATATCTCCGGCACGAACTCGAATCGGCCGACCTGCCCGTGCGCGACGTTCGCGGACACGGCCTGTTGGTCGGCATCGAGGTGAAGCGCGGCGCGAATCGTCTCCTCAAGGAACTCGCGCTGTCGCACGGGATTCTGGCGCTCCCGGCGGGACGGAGCGTTCTGCGCCTCCTGCCGCCGTTGACGGTGGAAGAAAAGCACATCGACGCCGTCGTCTCTGCGCTGACCGACGTGTTAGGAGGCGACGAATGA
- a CDS encoding MFS transporter: MAVAGVGAGLYPTPARALVSDLFVSRRGQAFGLHGASGDSGGVVAAGLAVAVLAVATWRAAFAPVVLVAILALVLLHRWSRESYTRPTIDAGAGRAVVADITTTARRFANRRTVALLVAYSLYAFVWQSVAGFLPSFLQEAKDFSPELAGSAFAALFIVGTLVKPISGSLGDRISRPVVAAGSLLVGTAGIAALVMANSTLAVAGSVALFAAGLMAYPPAMQAHLMDVFPDGSMGGDLGATRTVYIGFGSLGATYVGYVAGHSGYESAFAGLLACLLVSASIVFGLARWSESS, encoded by the coding sequence ATGGCCGTCGCTGGCGTCGGTGCCGGACTGTATCCGACGCCCGCGCGGGCGCTCGTCTCCGACCTGTTCGTCTCCCGCCGAGGGCAGGCGTTCGGGCTTCACGGCGCGTCGGGCGACTCGGGGGGCGTCGTCGCAGCGGGATTGGCGGTGGCCGTCCTCGCCGTCGCAACGTGGCGGGCCGCGTTCGCCCCGGTCGTCTTGGTGGCGATACTGGCGCTCGTCCTGCTCCACCGCTGGAGTCGGGAATCGTACACCCGACCGACCATCGACGCGGGCGCTGGACGGGCGGTCGTGGCGGACATCACGACGACCGCTCGTCGCTTTGCCAACCGTCGAACCGTGGCGCTCCTCGTGGCCTACTCGCTGTACGCCTTCGTCTGGCAGTCCGTCGCGGGATTCCTCCCGTCGTTTCTCCAGGAGGCCAAGGATTTCTCGCCCGAACTCGCGGGGAGCGCGTTCGCGGCGCTGTTCATCGTCGGAACGCTGGTGAAGCCGATTTCGGGGTCGCTCGGGGACAGGATTTCCCGCCCCGTCGTCGCCGCCGGATCGCTCCTGGTGGGGACGGCCGGTATCGCCGCCCTCGTGATGGCGAACAGCACCCTCGCCGTCGCCGGGAGCGTGGCGCTCTTCGCGGCGGGATTGATGGCCTACCCACCGGCCATGCAGGCACACCTGATGGACGTGTTTCCGGACGGGAGTATGGGCGGGGACCTCGGCGCAACGCGAACGGTTTACATCGGCTTCGGAAGTCTCGGTGCGACGTACGTCGGTTACGTCGCGGGACACTCGGGGTATGAATCGGCGTTCGCCGGACTGCTCGCGTGCCTTCTCGTCAGTGCGAGTATCGTGTTCGGGTTGGCTCGCTGGTCGGAATCGTCCTGA
- the thrC gene encoding threonine synthase, with amino-acid sequence MNLTLSNPTASAPDSADDGVWLACIDCEWTGAPFDEIRYRCPDCDGLLEVRYADHPTFDDFEGHGVWRYADALPVESGVSIEEGNTPLYEVPTIEDETGVNALRVKHEGMNPTGSFKDRGMTLGVKVAEKLGVSRLACASTGNTSAALACYGARAGTEVLVLLPAGKVAAGKVAQASLHGARILEVDGNFDDCLDIVSELANRGEAYLLNSLNPFRLEGQKTIGLEIIEQFRDQTGDLPDRIVLPVGNAGNTSALFKAFRELVAAGELTSDEVPVLTGVQAEGAAPMVEAVENDADEIRRWDEVETIATAIRIGNPVNSPKALPAIRETGGTAVAVTDEEITDAQRTLARDGIGVEPASAASVAGLRKLRESGEITADENVVCLTTGHLLKDPDAAAAAGVEPEPVPADTDDVLDLLHR; translated from the coding sequence ATGAACCTAACGCTCTCGAACCCGACGGCATCGGCCCCCGACAGTGCGGACGACGGCGTCTGGCTCGCCTGTATCGACTGCGAGTGGACCGGCGCGCCGTTCGACGAGATTCGCTATCGCTGTCCGGACTGCGACGGATTGCTCGAAGTTCGCTACGCCGACCACCCGACGTTCGACGATTTCGAGGGACACGGCGTTTGGCGCTACGCCGACGCCCTGCCCGTCGAATCGGGTGTCAGCATCGAGGAGGGCAACACCCCGCTGTACGAGGTGCCGACCATCGAGGACGAGACCGGCGTCAACGCGCTTCGAGTCAAACACGAGGGGATGAACCCGACCGGGAGTTTCAAGGACCGCGGCATGACCCTCGGCGTGAAAGTCGCCGAGAAACTCGGCGTCTCCCGACTCGCCTGTGCGAGCACCGGGAACACCAGCGCCGCGCTTGCCTGCTACGGCGCACGTGCCGGAACCGAGGTGCTGGTGCTCCTTCCCGCCGGAAAAGTGGCCGCCGGGAAAGTCGCACAGGCCAGCCTCCACGGCGCACGAATCCTCGAAGTGGACGGCAACTTCGACGACTGTCTGGACATCGTCTCCGAACTCGCAAATCGTGGCGAAGCATACCTGCTCAACTCGCTCAACCCGTTCCGACTGGAGGGACAGAAGACCATCGGACTGGAGATTATCGAGCAGTTCCGCGACCAGACGGGCGACCTGCCCGACAGAATCGTCCTCCCCGTCGGCAACGCCGGAAACACCAGCGCGCTGTTCAAGGCGTTCCGCGAACTCGTCGCCGCCGGGGAACTCACGTCCGACGAGGTACCCGTGCTGACGGGCGTACAGGCCGAGGGTGCGGCCCCGATGGTCGAAGCCGTCGAGAACGACGCCGACGAAATCCGCCGCTGGGACGAAGTCGAAACCATCGCGACCGCCATCCGAATCGGCAACCCGGTCAACTCCCCGAAGGCGCTTCCCGCAATTCGGGAAACCGGTGGCACCGCCGTCGCCGTCACCGACGAGGAGATAACCGACGCCCAGCGCACGCTGGCACGGGACGGTATCGGCGTCGAACCCGCCAGCGCCGCGAGCGTTGCGGGACTGCGAAAACTCCGTGAGTCCGGCGAAATCACGGCGGACGAGAACGTGGTCTGTCTGACGACCGGCCATCTCTTGAAAGACCCCGACGCAGCCGCCGCGGCGGGTGTCGAACCGGAACCGGTCCCGGCGGACACGGACGACGTGTTGGACCTGCTTCACCGATAG
- a CDS encoding CapA family protein, with product MTRLGFAGDVMLGRLIDERQRERSVSGIWGNMEDTLRELDGFFINLECCLSARGTPWTDTYRPFHFRADPDWAVPALESVGVDWVNLANNHILDYGPDALADTIGYLDDAGIAHSGAGETLEAACAPAFVTVDGLDIAFVSFTDNTSEFEAGPDEPGTAYVDFDVTHPQAVRLVGNSIGRARDADPDLLVASLHWGPNMRTEPTVEFREFARWLAEEGVDVVHGHSAHVFQGVEVVDETLVCYDTGDFVDDYATDSEQHNDRSFLFEVGVADGELSDLRLRPTEIYDLAVHEAEHYAGTWSVQQMDALSSAFGTEFQREDDDLLLPL from the coding sequence ATGACGAGACTCGGGTTTGCGGGGGACGTAATGCTCGGACGGCTGATAGACGAACGACAGAGAGAGCGGAGCGTCTCCGGAATCTGGGGGAACATGGAGGACACCCTGCGCGAACTCGACGGCTTTTTCATCAACCTCGAATGCTGTCTCTCGGCACGGGGCACGCCGTGGACGGACACGTATCGGCCGTTTCACTTCCGAGCCGACCCCGACTGGGCGGTTCCGGCGCTCGAATCGGTCGGCGTCGATTGGGTGAACCTGGCGAACAACCACATTCTGGATTACGGGCCGGACGCACTCGCCGACACGATAGGATATCTGGACGACGCCGGAATCGCCCACTCGGGCGCGGGTGAAACCCTCGAAGCGGCGTGCGCTCCCGCGTTCGTCACCGTGGACGGGTTGGACATCGCGTTCGTCTCGTTCACCGACAACACGTCGGAGTTCGAGGCGGGACCCGACGAACCCGGAACAGCGTACGTGGATTTCGACGTCACCCACCCGCAGGCGGTTCGACTCGTCGGCAACTCGATCGGACGTGCACGGGATGCGGACCCCGATCTGCTTGTGGCGTCGCTCCACTGGGGACCGAACATGCGAACCGAACCGACAGTCGAGTTCCGGGAGTTCGCTCGATGGTTGGCCGAAGAGGGCGTAGACGTCGTTCACGGCCACAGCGCGCACGTCTTTCAGGGCGTCGAAGTCGTGGACGAGACGCTCGTCTGCTACGACACGGGCGATTTCGTGGACGACTACGCGACCGACTCGGAACAGCACAACGACCGGAGCTTCCTCTTCGAGGTCGGTGTGGCGGACGGTGAACTGTCCGACCTCCGCCTCCGCCCCACCGAGATATACGATTTGGCGGTTCACGAGGCCGAACATTACGCGGGAACGTGGAGCGTCCAGCAGATGGACGCGCTCTCATCCGCCTTCGGGACCGAATTCCAGCGCGAGGACGACGACCTCCTCCTCCCGCTGTAG
- a CDS encoding histidine kinase N-terminal 7TM domain-containing protein yields the protein MQVTLSVTLSIFSTFIILCAAGFTWRYRVRPGAIPLFAFTVAAAVWTGGNALQNASTTLAGKLFWVNVQYFGIVVIPIAWFAFGCEYTGHDEWLTRRSLSILFLYAGATLVLVWTNPVHHLVRASSGLVVTGGAIRLDRTFGPWFWVSVVYSNLVDSLGTLFLLRGLVQARRFFHGQVIALIVGTMVPWSATVLFYNGRLHIEPEVFFAVTAIAFAYAIWHHRLFDLVPVGRTTVVEEIADGVVVMDETGRLIDLNPAATRLLGVPKSDIGRQFVEICAAFPALVSSYQTGQDPENPIIADLGGERRYLDVHHSTLSASGTKLSGTVLIVRDVTEFERQKRGVERQNERLERVGHTIAHDLRNPLNIAKGYLDLERSDGDGEYFDNVERAHDRMEEIIDDVLSMARLDQAERFETLDLARTAERAWENVETKSATVSIEVGTVFVRANAGQLSSVFENLFRNAIEHAGPTAAIEVGWIETEGTSGTLYVEDDGDGIPPTERTRVFEHGYSTRAGGTGAGLSIIADIAERHGWEVSATAGDQHGARFHISGVQVATPKEELDR from the coding sequence ATGCAAGTCACACTGTCCGTTACTCTGTCGATATTTTCGACGTTCATCATACTCTGTGCTGCCGGATTCACGTGGCGATATCGGGTTCGACCGGGTGCGATACCGCTGTTCGCGTTCACGGTAGCCGCGGCAGTCTGGACCGGAGGAAACGCGCTACAGAACGCGAGCACGACACTGGCGGGGAAGTTGTTCTGGGTCAACGTCCAGTACTTCGGAATCGTCGTCATCCCGATTGCGTGGTTCGCCTTCGGGTGTGAATACACCGGCCACGATGAGTGGCTAACGCGGCGGTCGCTCTCGATACTCTTTCTGTACGCGGGAGCGACGTTGGTACTCGTCTGGACCAATCCGGTCCACCACCTGGTTCGAGCGTCGAGCGGACTCGTCGTCACGGGCGGGGCAATCCGATTGGACCGGACGTTCGGCCCGTGGTTCTGGGTGAGCGTCGTCTACTCGAACCTCGTGGACAGTCTGGGAACGCTGTTTCTCCTTCGAGGGTTGGTGCAAGCGCGTCGGTTCTTCCATGGGCAAGTAATCGCGTTGATCGTCGGGACGATGGTACCGTGGTCGGCCACGGTCCTGTTCTACAACGGCAGGTTACACATCGAACCGGAGGTGTTCTTCGCCGTCACCGCCATCGCGTTCGCCTACGCGATTTGGCATCACAGATTGTTCGACCTCGTTCCGGTCGGTCGCACGACGGTCGTCGAGGAAATCGCGGACGGGGTCGTGGTCATGGACGAAACCGGCCGTCTCATAGACCTGAATCCGGCGGCTACTCGACTGCTCGGCGTTCCGAAGTCCGATATCGGACGACAGTTCGTCGAGATCTGTGCGGCGTTTCCGGCCCTCGTGAGCAGTTATCAGACGGGCCAAGACCCCGAAAATCCGATCATCGCCGACCTCGGTGGCGAACGTCGGTACCTCGATGTACACCACTCGACGTTGTCAGCTTCGGGAACGAAACTTTCTGGAACGGTGCTCATCGTTCGGGACGTAACCGAGTTCGAACGACAAAAGCGAGGCGTAGAGCGACAAAACGAACGGCTGGAGCGGGTCGGCCACACCATCGCTCACGACCTTCGAAACCCACTCAACATCGCGAAGGGGTATCTCGACCTCGAACGGTCGGACGGAGACGGTGAATACTTCGACAACGTCGAACGCGCTCACGACCGGATGGAGGAGATAATCGACGACGTCCTTTCGATGGCTCGCCTCGATCAGGCCGAACGATTCGAAACCCTCGACCTCGCACGGACCGCCGAGCGAGCGTGGGAGAACGTCGAAACGAAGTCCGCCACCGTCTCCATCGAGGTCGGAACCGTCTTCGTTCGAGCGAACGCGGGGCAACTGTCGAGCGTGTTCGAAAACCTGTTTCGAAACGCCATCGAACACGCCGGTCCGACGGCGGCTATCGAAGTCGGGTGGATAGAAACCGAAGGAACGAGCGGCACGCTCTACGTCGAAGACGACGGGGACGGTATCCCACCAACCGAACGAACTCGCGTCTTCGAACACGGCTATTCGACCCGAGCGGGCGGGACGGGTGCGGGGCTTTCGATCATCGCCGACATCGCTGAACGGCACGGCTGGGAGGTGAGTGCGACGGCTGGTGACCAGCACGGCGCACGATTCCACATCAGCGGCGTGCAGGTCGCAACGCCGAAGGAAGAACTCGACCGATAA
- a CDS encoding [LysW]-lysine hydrolase has protein sequence MTETNSVSPAAARDLLIELVGISSVSGNEAACAEHLADFLESEGREVWMDDVGNVRAPGDGILLTSHIDTVPGDVPVKLEDGILHGRGSVDAKGPLAAMAVAAVETGASFVGVVGEETDSRGARHLVEDADEPEFVVNGEPSGWDAVTLGYRGFLSGTYSATVESVHTSRPEPNAIQYATKWLSGVESEFDSDEDGSTVESVTVKPVSFDGGLTPDGLATEVTVEIKFRIPSGMTADGIRSVAEDHLDVGAVSWNEPIPPTLSSPRTELGRAFRVAIRNEGGDPSLLRKTGTSDANLYAEAWDCPVVTYGPGDSSLDHTPEEHIELAEFDRSIAVLEDVCGNLEVAA, from the coding sequence ATGACCGAGACGAATTCGGTCTCACCGGCCGCCGCGCGCGACCTGCTGATAGAACTGGTCGGGATTTCGTCGGTGTCAGGGAACGAAGCGGCGTGCGCCGAGCATCTCGCCGACTTCCTCGAATCCGAGGGGCGCGAGGTCTGGATGGACGACGTTGGCAACGTCCGTGCGCCCGGAGACGGGATTCTGCTCACCTCGCACATCGACACGGTTCCCGGCGACGTGCCGGTAAAGCTGGAGGACGGCATCCTCCACGGACGCGGAAGCGTGGACGCGAAAGGTCCGCTGGCCGCGATGGCGGTCGCTGCGGTCGAAACCGGGGCGAGCTTCGTCGGCGTCGTCGGCGAGGAGACCGATTCGCGCGGTGCGCGCCATCTCGTCGAGGACGCGGACGAGCCAGAATTCGTCGTCAACGGCGAACCCAGCGGCTGGGACGCCGTGACGCTCGGCTACCGCGGGTTCCTCTCGGGAACGTACTCGGCCACGGTGGAATCGGTCCACACCTCACGGCCGGAGCCGAACGCGATTCAGTACGCGACGAAGTGGCTCTCGGGGGTCGAATCCGAATTCGACTCCGACGAGGACGGTTCGACGGTGGAGTCGGTGACCGTGAAACCCGTCTCGTTCGACGGCGGACTCACGCCCGACGGCCTCGCGACGGAAGTGACCGTCGAGATCAAGTTCCGGATTCCGTCCGGGATGACGGCCGACGGGATTCGGTCGGTCGCCGAAGACCACCTCGACGTCGGGGCGGTGTCGTGGAACGAACCGATTCCGCCGACGCTCTCCAGTCCGCGGACGGAACTGGGACGTGCGTTCCGCGTCGCCATCCGGAACGAGGGCGGCGACCCGAGTTTGCTCCGGAAGACGGGAACGAGCGACGCGAACCTCTACGCCGAGGCGTGGGACTGTCCGGTCGTCACCTACGGACCGGGCGATTCGTCGCTCGACCACACGCCCGAAGAACACATCGAACTCGCCGAGTTCGACCGCTCGATTGCGGTGTTAGAGGACGTCTGCGGGAACCTGGAGGTGGCAGCATGA
- the argC gene encoding N-acetyl-gamma-glutamyl-phosphate reductase codes for MATATDAEADTSAETLSATVIGASGFTGGELLRLLAGHPNFELAQATSREYANKTLGSVHPNLRASDLRFSEPSDLESVDVLFAATPHGVSMEHIDSFRDAADTVVDLSADFRLDTEEEYDQWYDGHSCPEYLDEAVYALPELTREELPGADLIAAGGCNATATLLGLSPLFDAGILFGSEQVVVDVKVGSSEGGATPSKASSHVERSGIVRPYAPTGHRHEAEIEGILGTNVSFTAHAVDMVRGASATCHVFPDSPVSKGDLWKAYREAYEDEPFVRLVAGGGGVYRYPEPKAVAGTNYAEVGFELDPTNKRIVVFSAIDNLMKGSAGQAVHAANVALGFEETAGLEFEGLHPVGSP; via the coding sequence ATGGCTACTGCGACCGACGCGGAAGCCGACACGAGCGCCGAGACGCTCTCGGCGACCGTCATCGGAGCCAGCGGGTTCACCGGCGGAGAACTGCTCCGCCTGCTCGCCGGACACCCGAACTTCGAACTCGCACAGGCGACCAGCAGGGAGTACGCGAACAAGACGCTCGGGTCGGTCCACCCGAATTTACGTGCGTCCGACCTGCGCTTTTCGGAACCGAGCGACCTCGAATCGGTGGACGTGCTGTTCGCCGCGACGCCCCACGGCGTCTCGATGGAGCACATCGATTCGTTCCGCGACGCCGCGGACACCGTGGTTGATCTGAGCGCTGACTTCCGCCTCGACACGGAAGAGGAGTACGACCAGTGGTACGACGGACACAGTTGTCCCGAATACCTGGACGAGGCGGTGTACGCCCTGCCCGAACTGACGCGCGAGGAACTGCCCGGTGCGGACCTCATCGCCGCGGGTGGCTGTAACGCCACCGCGACGCTCCTCGGCCTGTCGCCGCTGTTCGACGCGGGAATCCTCTTCGGGAGCGAGCAGGTCGTCGTGGACGTCAAAGTCGGCTCGTCGGAGGGCGGCGCGACGCCGAGCAAGGCGAGCAGCCACGTCGAGCGCTCGGGCATCGTCCGCCCCTACGCGCCGACGGGCCACCGCCACGAGGCCGAAATCGAGGGGATTCTGGGAACGAACGTGTCGTTCACTGCACACGCCGTGGACATGGTTCGCGGAGCCTCCGCGACCTGCCACGTGTTCCCCGATTCGCCCGTCTCGAAGGGAGACCTCTGGAAAGCGTATCGAGAGGCCTACGAGGACGAACCGTTCGTCCGCCTCGTCGCGGGCGGCGGCGGCGTCTATCGCTACCCGGAACCCAAGGCGGTCGCCGGGACGAACTACGCCGAGGTCGGGTTCGAACTCGACCCGACCAATAAACGCATCGTCGTCTTCAGCGCCATCGACAACCTGATGAAAGGGTCGGCGGGACAGGCGGTCCACGCCGCCAACGTCGCGCTGGGATTCGAGGAAACAGCCGGATTGGAATTCGAGGGACTACATCCCGTGGGAAGCCCATGA